In a single window of the Flavobacterium sp. W4I14 genome:
- a CDS encoding 1-pyrroline-5-carboxylate dehydrogenase (product_source=KO:K00294; cath_funfam=3.40.605.10; cog=COG1012; ko=KO:K00294; pfam=PF00171; superfamily=53720; tigrfam=TIGR01236), with product MLKGFFNVPTPVNEPILNYGPGSKERALLKEALAEARSHQQDIPMYIGGKQVHTQKKGKVVPPHDHQHILAQFSIGDKTHITQAIDAALAAKEDWENLAWEHRAAIFLKAADLIAGKYRYKLNAATMLGQSKNAYQAEIDAACELIDFLRFNVSYMVDIYKQQPPVSPRGSWNRVEQRPLEGFVFALTPFNFTAIAANLPASAAMMGNVVVWKPADTQVYAANLLMEIFREAGVPDGVINLVYADGPETGEVIFNHPDFAGIHFTGSTKVFQEIWKTIGTNIHKYKSYPRIVGETGGKDFILVHPSAQTKAASTAIVRGAFEYQGQKCSAASRVYIAESLWPEIKEQMLTDLASFKMGGTEDFGNFINAVIDERSFDKLAKYIDQAKKDKGVEIIAGGNYDKRKGYFIEPTVLVVDDPKYTTMCEELFGPVLTVYIYADKDFDQILEVIDTTSPYALTGALIAQDRYAIEKASHALRNSAGNFYINDKCTGAVVGQQPFGGARGSGTNDKAGSMINLLRWVSPRTIKEVFESPTDYRYPFLAED from the coding sequence ATGCTTAAAGGATTTTTTAACGTACCCACTCCGGTAAACGAACCTATATTAAATTATGGCCCAGGCAGTAAAGAACGTGCACTTTTAAAAGAAGCACTTGCAGAGGCACGCTCACACCAACAAGACATCCCGATGTATATTGGTGGCAAACAAGTTCATACCCAAAAAAAGGGGAAAGTTGTTCCACCACACGATCACCAACATATTTTAGCTCAATTTAGCATTGGCGACAAAACTCACATTACACAAGCTATTGATGCTGCTTTAGCGGCAAAAGAAGATTGGGAAAACCTAGCCTGGGAACACCGCGCTGCAATTTTCTTAAAAGCTGCCGACCTAATTGCAGGTAAATATCGTTATAAATTAAATGCTGCAACCATGCTAGGCCAAAGCAAAAATGCTTACCAGGCTGAAATTGATGCAGCATGTGAGCTTATCGATTTCTTACGTTTTAACGTAAGCTACATGGTAGATATTTACAAACAACAACCTCCTGTTTCTCCTCGTGGAAGCTGGAACCGTGTTGAACAACGCCCGTTAGAAGGCTTTGTTTTCGCCCTTACTCCTTTTAACTTTACTGCAATTGCTGCTAATTTACCAGCATCGGCAGCTATGATGGGTAATGTTGTGGTTTGGAAACCAGCCGATACCCAAGTTTACGCAGCTAACCTTTTAATGGAAATTTTCCGTGAAGCAGGTGTGCCTGATGGCGTAATTAACTTGGTATATGCTGATGGACCTGAAACTGGGGAAGTGATTTTTAACCACCCTGATTTTGCAGGTATCCACTTTACAGGCTCAACAAAAGTTTTTCAGGAAATCTGGAAAACAATTGGAACAAACATCCACAAATACAAATCATATCCACGTATTGTTGGGGAAACCGGCGGTAAAGATTTTATCCTGGTTCACCCATCTGCACAAACAAAAGCAGCAAGTACAGCAATTGTTCGTGGTGCTTTCGAATACCAGGGACAAAAATGTTCAGCGGCTAGTCGTGTTTATATTGCAGAAAGCCTTTGGCCAGAAATTAAAGAGCAGATGTTAACTGATCTTGCCAGCTTTAAAATGGGCGGAACAGAAGATTTTGGCAACTTTATTAATGCCGTTATTGATGAGCGCTCTTTCGATAAATTAGCAAAATATATCGATCAGGCTAAAAAAGATAAAGGTGTAGAAATTATTGCTGGTGGTAACTATGATAAACGTAAAGGTTATTTCATCGAACCAACAGTTTTAGTAGTTGATGACCCGAAATATACAACCATGTGCGAAGAGTTGTTCGGCCCTGTTTTAACGGTTTATATTTACGCAGATAAAGACTTCGATCAGATTTTAGAAGTGATTGACACGACCTCGCCTTATGCACTAACTGGCGCTCTAATTGCACAAGATAGATATGCAATTGAAAAAGCAAGTCATGCGCTACGCAATTCGGCCGGTAACTTTTACATCAATGATAAGTGTACAGGCGCTGTTGTAGGCCAGCAGCCATTTGGCGGCGCAAGAGGCTCAGGTACAAATGATAAAGCAGGCTCAATGATCAATTTATTGCGTTGGGTCTCTCCTCGTACCATTAAAGAGGTTTTCGAATCGCCAACTGACTACCGTTACCCATTCTTAGCAGAAGATTAA
- a CDS encoding two-component system LytT family response regulator (product_source=KO:K02477; cath_funfam=3.40.50.2300; cog=COG3279; ko=KO:K02477; pfam=PF00072,PF04397; smart=SM00448,SM00850; superfamily=52172), with protein sequence MINCIIVDDEDHAIEVIQHYLKSVAAIQISATFTNPIDALSFLSSNPVDLIFLDIHMPEISGIDFIQTMNNKDVQVILTTAYKEFATAGFDLDVVDYLVKPIPLPRFLQAINKAQKIINTKKVHTPLNQQDDDYFMVKTEAKGKMLKINIAEIDFIEGMKNYIAFHHNGIRTLALLTMKDVEERLPKAQFVRVQKSFIVALNKITSIDGNRIILKGISAEILIGETYRKDFLDMMKQKLLL encoded by the coding sequence ATGATTAACTGCATTATTGTTGATGACGAAGACCATGCCATTGAAGTAATACAACATTACTTAAAATCTGTTGCCGCAATACAGATCTCCGCAACATTTACCAATCCGATTGATGCCCTGAGTTTTTTAAGCAGCAATCCGGTAGATCTCATTTTTTTAGATATTCATATGCCAGAGATATCGGGCATTGATTTCATCCAAACGATGAACAACAAAGATGTACAGGTGATACTTACTACTGCCTATAAAGAGTTTGCCACTGCCGGTTTTGATCTTGATGTGGTTGATTATTTAGTTAAACCTATCCCCCTGCCCCGTTTTTTACAAGCCATAAACAAGGCTCAAAAAATCATTAACACTAAAAAAGTTCATACCCCCTTGAACCAGCAGGATGATGATTATTTTATGGTTAAAACAGAGGCTAAAGGTAAAATGCTGAAAATTAATATTGCCGAAATTGATTTTATTGAAGGCATGAAAAATTACATTGCTTTTCACCATAATGGGATTAGAACGCTTGCACTGCTAACCATGAAAGATGTAGAGGAAAGATTGCCTAAGGCACAATTTGTCCGCGTGCAAAAATCGTTTATAGTGGCGCTTAATAAAATCACCTCCATTGATGGAAACAGGATTATTTTAAAAGGTATTTCTGCAGAAATATTGATAGGAGAAACTTACCGTAAAGATTTTTTAGACATGATGAAGCAAAAGCTGCTTTTGTAA
- a CDS encoding two-component system LytT family sensor kinase (product_source=KO:K02478; cath_funfam=3.30.565.10; cog=COG1988; ko=KO:K02478; pfam=PF06580; superfamily=55874; transmembrane_helix_parts=Inside_1_12,TMhelix_13_30,Outside_31_34,TMhelix_35_57,Inside_58_68,TMhelix_69_91,Outside_92_110,TMhelix_111_133,Inside_134_375), which translates to MIKHKYRVVTYHLIFWVIYILLNNILTYAQDPKSYIFNIGDIFIFQIPNICTVYLCILACRKYTNPLKPFSLFLGITIVFAFSYLLWYTTTYHIRPYVNANGSTPAPFNFINYGAAVLLVFIRYSIIGIGYHFASEGIKRERKLRLIEKEKHEAEYAFLRAQINPHFLNNTLNFFFAKSLPLSQELADGIMTLSKIMRYSLEMEKDDRMTLIDEEIEHIKNVIKINQLRFNNKLQIDFSVNGSTDNVRLIPLILITIVENILKHGNCTDNLHPVKIALSINEIDHHIYLSTWNKKKKGPKELSSGIGMENIRKRLANHYKKGVVLNINETEIDYSLELTLPYNKVTDHQEKPSSFDNLGFLEHFKLPQKPQPYAS; encoded by the coding sequence ATGATAAAGCATAAATATAGAGTAGTTACATATCACTTAATATTTTGGGTGATTTATATATTACTAAATAATATTTTGACGTACGCTCAAGATCCGAAAAGCTATATTTTCAATATTGGGGACATTTTTATCTTTCAAATTCCGAATATTTGTACTGTTTATTTATGCATTTTAGCATGTAGAAAATATACCAACCCCCTAAAGCCATTTTCCTTGTTCTTAGGAATCACTATTGTTTTCGCTTTCTCTTACCTCCTATGGTATACTACGACTTATCATATTAGACCATATGTTAATGCGAATGGATCAACTCCAGCCCCATTCAATTTCATAAATTATGGGGCAGCTGTACTTTTGGTTTTTATTCGGTATTCAATTATAGGTATTGGCTACCATTTTGCCTCTGAAGGAATTAAACGCGAACGAAAACTCCGCCTCATCGAAAAAGAAAAACATGAAGCAGAATATGCCTTTCTCCGTGCACAGATTAATCCTCACTTTTTAAACAACACACTTAATTTCTTTTTCGCAAAGTCTTTACCCTTATCTCAAGAGCTTGCCGATGGCATTATGACCCTTAGTAAAATCATGCGCTATTCCCTAGAAATGGAAAAAGATGACCGCATGACCTTAATAGATGAGGAAATTGAGCATATTAAAAATGTAATCAAAATAAATCAGCTTCGTTTCAATAACAAGTTGCAGATCGATTTTAGTGTGAATGGAAGTACTGACAATGTAAGACTGATTCCATTAATTCTAATTACTATTGTAGAGAATATCTTAAAACATGGCAATTGTACAGATAATTTGCATCCTGTTAAAATAGCTTTAAGTATTAACGAAATCGACCATCATATCTATTTAAGCACTTGGAACAAGAAGAAAAAAGGCCCTAAAGAACTTTCGAGTGGTATAGGTATGGAAAACATAAGGAAAAGACTCGCAAATCATTACAAAAAAGGGGTTGTATTAAACATTAATGAAACAGAGATTGATTACAGCCTCGAATTAACTTTGCCTTACAATAAGGTTACCGATCACCAAGAAAAACCAAGTTCATTTGATAACTTAGGCTTTTTAGAACACTTCAAGTTACCACAAAAACCTCAACCATACGCCTCATGA
- a CDS encoding hypothetical protein (product_source=Hypo-rule applied; cath_funfam=3.90.226.10; pfam=PF03572; superfamily=52096; transmembrane_helix_parts=Inside_1_15,TMhelix_16_38,Outside_39_494), giving the protein MVSIYAINQFKIKTCNIILLLMKYIVPFFFLLVFPFALKAQNCNCNDNFLFLVEKIKKNYIGYPDKVNPSNQFQFEKFTDSLQHVASTSNSYKCLSLMREWLSFFKDKHIDVGMDFGKLSPDSVKMFFANEEKTTWTEKRFKSYLQENNKTLDSIEGIWNYGMYEIGIVKDNTKKNIEFIGFVIKADSIRWMPQQIKFKIAKTDNQYKTIYYSGGDHSVNYPALIKQNDILDFGFLGKWIRGERKAKTIPPPIYTEPNLMSSLKKLDNQTTLLVLPSFNSKYKTRIDSLIERNKDNLANTKHLIIDVRDNSGGTTGCFEKIIPYLYTNPIHIDGGIVLATDDNIRDCYEKDYPYASAASRKELKKNAKKLRSNLNKFYPLYKSSTLKLSKTLKNPERVSILINGNTASSGEFFILRAEQSKKVTLYGQNTAGSVDYGEMVITHPPCRFFTLVYPVAKSLHAIKRPLDGIGIAPNVIIPDQEVDWVNYVKNYKSN; this is encoded by the coding sequence GTGGTTAGTATTTATGCTATCAACCAGTTTAAAATTAAAACATGCAATATTATCCTATTATTGATGAAATATATAGTTCCTTTTTTTTTCTTACTTGTCTTTCCATTTGCTTTAAAAGCGCAAAACTGTAATTGTAATGATAACTTTCTCTTCTTGGTAGAAAAAATCAAAAAAAATTATATTGGCTATCCTGATAAAGTAAATCCTTCAAACCAGTTTCAATTTGAAAAATTTACAGACAGTTTACAGCACGTTGCCTCTACCTCCAATTCTTACAAGTGTTTAAGCTTAATGAGAGAATGGCTCAGTTTTTTTAAAGACAAACACATTGATGTTGGTATGGATTTTGGCAAACTTTCTCCTGATTCAGTGAAGATGTTTTTTGCAAATGAAGAGAAAACAACTTGGACAGAAAAGCGTTTTAAATCTTATTTGCAAGAAAATAATAAAACGCTAGATAGTATAGAAGGAATTTGGAATTATGGGATGTATGAAATTGGAATTGTTAAAGATAACACCAAAAAAAATATTGAATTTATTGGTTTTGTGATCAAAGCAGACAGTATACGATGGATGCCGCAACAAATAAAATTTAAAATCGCGAAGACTGACAATCAGTATAAAACTATTTACTATAGCGGCGGTGATCACTCGGTTAATTACCCCGCTTTAATTAAACAGAATGACATACTAGATTTTGGTTTTTTGGGAAAATGGATAAGAGGCGAAAGAAAAGCGAAAACTATACCTCCTCCTATCTACACTGAGCCTAATTTAATGTCTAGTTTAAAAAAATTAGATAATCAAACAACTCTCCTTGTACTTCCTTCTTTCAATTCGAAGTATAAAACAAGAATAGATAGTTTAATTGAGAGAAATAAAGATAATTTAGCTAATACTAAACATCTAATTATTGATGTTCGCGATAATTCTGGAGGAACAACGGGTTGTTTTGAAAAAATAATTCCTTATTTATATACTAACCCTATACATATTGATGGTGGTATTGTATTAGCCACAGATGACAATATTCGTGATTGTTATGAAAAAGATTATCCGTATGCATCAGCAGCTTCAAGAAAAGAATTAAAAAAGAATGCAAAAAAATTGAGATCTAATTTAAATAAATTTTACCCACTCTATAAATCCAGTACTCTGAAGCTATCGAAAACATTAAAAAACCCCGAACGTGTTTCAATTCTAATTAACGGGAATACGGCAAGTAGTGGCGAATTTTTTATTTTAAGAGCTGAACAAAGTAAAAAAGTAACTTTGTATGGACAAAATACTGCTGGAAGTGTTGATTATGGTGAAATGGTAATCACTCATCCTCCTTGCAGATTTTTCACTCTTGTTTATCCAGTAGCAAAATCATTACACGCCATAAAACGACCATTAGATGGCATAGGAATAGCTCCAAATGTAATTATCCCTGATCAAGAAGTTGATTGGGTAAACTATGTAAAAAACTACAAAAGTAACTAA
- a CDS encoding ABC-type phosphate transport system substrate-binding protein (product_source=COG0226; cog=COG0226; superfamily=53850) has translation MKNKKLEKKTLFVFKKNNLTNLTKEQMRKIYGGDGTTSNLSGQPDCENKTVHNQTLSG, from the coding sequence ATGAAAAACAAAAAATTAGAAAAAAAGACTTTATTTGTTTTTAAGAAAAACAACCTTACCAATTTGACGAAAGAGCAAATGAGGAAAATTTATGGAGGGGATGGCACCACTAGTAACCTATCAGGACAACCTGATTGTGAAAATAAAACAGTACATAATCAAACCTTAAGTGGTTAG